The sequence AATGGTTTCCCGTACGGCCTTGGCGATTTGACGGGAAGAGTAGATCCGCTGGGTGTAGGCGTAGAGGATGATTTTGGTGAGCATTTTGGGGTGGTAGCTATGGCGGCCTCCACCCGGGTAAGCGGCTGCAAAGATCTTGTCGTTGATGCGGTTCACCATGTCGTTGACGACACGAACGAGGTGGTTTTGGGGAATGTCCTCCTCTAGGTCCATTGGCAGATAAAGTTGATCCATGGTATATTGAATGTACAAAAGAAGCCCTCCTTGTAATGGTTGCTCGTCACTTCCATTTTACCAAGGAAAGGCTTCTTTTGTGTTTGATATCGTAGAAGATTTCGTTACGAGCAGCGGAGAGGACGGAGCGATTGTGGAAAAGCGGCAGCGGTCGCCTTTGTGTCCGGATTTTAACTGCAAAGAGAGATTCAAAAAATCCGGACACAACAGCGATTGGAACAACGATCCGTTCGCGCAGCGTCCATACCGAGTGCTCAAGTTGATACTACTCCAAAACAAGGGGTGTCCCAAGCAGCCATTGCATGGCTTTTGAACTGCACCCCGTCAAGTAGACAGTACAAATAATAAAAGTGTATTAAGCGGCCTTGGTCCTGAATTCCATAGGACTGAGGCCGTTTAATTTTGCCTGTAACCGCTCGTTATTGTAAAAGTGAATGTAGTCATCAATGTCCTTTCGGAGTTCTTCAAAGGTTCGGTAGGTATGCAGATAGTACTTCTCGCATTTCAATGTCCCCCAGAAGGATTCCATCGGTCCGTTATCGATACAGCAGCCCACTCGGGACATACTTTGTTTCATTTCCGCTTTGTCTAGCATCTTCTTAAAGTCCAAAGAGGTATACTGAAACCCACGGTCGCTGTGGAGTAGTGGATGGCTCTCTGGCGTGGCCTGTAAGGCAGACTCCAACGTCTCAAAGACCAGCGGATTATTATTGGAATGGCCCAGCACGTAGGAAACAATCGACTTATCGTGCAGGTCTAATATGGCGCTTAAATACGCCTTTTTCCCGTTCCCGTATTTGAATTCTGTGACATCCGTGACCCATTTTTGGTTTGGAGCGTCTGCCTTGAAGTTACGGTTCAGCACATTCTCTGCGACCTGCTGAGGTGTGGAGTTTGCATACTTCTTTCTCTTTCTGCGGATGACGGACTGGATGCCTTGGAGTCTCATGAGACGGTACACTCGCTTTGCGTTAAGCGGTTTGTCCATCTGTCTTCGCAAATGCAGGGTTAATTGACGGTACCCAAAAGTCCGTTCTACCTTCTCGTACAAGTGGAGCATGGACTGTGTGAGTTTCTCATTTTCAGCCTCTCGGCCACTGGGTTTGCGATTCAGCCATTTGTAGTAACTGGACCGTGCTATCCCTGCGATGGCACATAAAAGCCGGATGGAGCAGGATTCCTCTTGCTGTACAGCCTGAATGGCCAGGTAGAGGTTCTCCTGACGAACGGAACTTAATGTCCCCTCCTTTCGAGTTCCTCTAACTTTTTTAGGAAAGCATTCTCCGCACGAAGCCGTTCATTTTCATATTCTAGCTTCTTCATGGCGAGTTTGTAGCGATCGGCATCTGTGAGCTCTTCCGGCGCCTTGGTGCGTCCTCTGCCGTCCCGCAGGGCTTCCTCTCCACCGACTTGGTACTTCTTTACCCAACCGTATACTTGCTGGTAAGACACCTGGAAATGGCTTGCCGCCTTCGTGTAATCTTGTCCGTTTGCAAGGCAGTACAGCACAATGTCGATCCTCTCCTGCCATGTTGTTGCACGTCCTTTGGTCATAGCCTTAGTTCCTCCTGAGTCAGCTGTAAAGCTGTTGCTATGACCATTATACTTCTTAATCCAGTTCGCGAGTTGGGTGCAGCTCGCAATCCGGTACTTCTCAATAATTTGATATTGCGACAATGCCCCTTCCAAATAATCTTTCACCGCTTGAAGTTTAAGCTCAGCGGAATACGTTCGGTTGTGGGTCCGGACTTCCAGACCCTCGTAACCGTACAACTCATACCTTCGCCGCCATTTCACGATAGAGTTCTTGGTGACTCCAAACTTCCGAGCAGCAGCCTTCACTCCAAGGAATCCCTGTTTAATTTCTTGGAGGATCGTCAATTTATCGAATGCCGTAAACTTCTTTTGTTCCATAAAAATACTCCCCATACAGTAACAGGTTTTATTATTTCACCTGTCTACTATATGGGGAGCATATCATTTTGGGACACCCTCTTTTTTCTTTCATTGCAAACGGAACGCTTGTTCGTTATAATGGGATAATCACCCAATGAACGGAGTGAACTCGCTCTTGATAAGCTATGACGTATCCAAGCGCCAGGCTGCGCATTTTCTTCTAAAGCATCAACGGCTCGGCCCATACCGCCTGCCAGGCGGGAAAGCAAGCGTGTACCAGTACATCCGACATGTCAACTGTATCCAGTACGACCCCCTGAATATAACCGGCCATAATCACGAGCTTGTGCTACAAGCTCGCATCCCCGGCTTTACGCCAGGGTTGGCACAAGAGCTGCTATATAAGGACAGGCTGCTCCTCGACGGCTGGGACAAGAACATGTCGATCTTTTGCACGGAAGATTGGCCATATTTTCGCAGACTAAGGGAACGCGCAGCCCAGCGGCACGGCTCCAATGAAGCCGTGATGGCGCTTGTCCACAAGGTTCGCGCGGAGATTGCGGCGCGCGGTCCGCTCTCCTCGCTCGATTTGGACTTTAAAGACAAAGTGGACTGGGCCTGGGCTCCCGCCAGGCTGTCCCGCGCGGCGCTGGAGAGCATGTATTATTGGGGAGAGCTGTCCATCCATCACCGGGTTCACACCCGCCGCTATTATGATTTTACGGCAAAGCTGCTGCCGGAAGATCTTCTTGCCGAACCGGAGCCTAACAGGGCGGAAGAATCGTACCATGACTGGTATGTGCTGCGGAGAATTGGAGCAATCGGCCTGCTGTGGAACAGGTCCGGCGATGGCTGGCTGGGAATAAGCGGTCTCAAGAGCGGGGAGCGCGCCGCCGCAATCCGGCGGCTGCTGCTTGCCGATTCCATCAGGGAAGTGAGGGTGGAAGGCATCAAGCCGCCGCTTTATGTTCGAACCTCCGACGCCTCTGATCTGGAAACGATTCTGAACGGCAGGCCCGGCGATAATCCATTCGAAACCGGACATTATGCCACGGCTTTGGCCCCTCTCGACAATTTAATCTGGGACAGAGAGCTTATTCGTCAGCTGTTCGGCTTTCAGTACCGGTGGGAGGTGTACAAGCCCGCTGAGGAACGCACTTATGGTTACTACGTGCTGCCGCTGCTCTATAATGACCGTTTTGCCGCCAGATTCGAGCCGGTTCTGGACAGAACGTCCGGTGATCTTATCATCCGGAACTGGTGGTGGGAAGCCGAAGAGGGTCCTCATATATCCGGCTTGCTGGAGGCAGCGAAATCCGCGGTTTCCTCGCTTGCCCTCTCCTTAGGTGCAATCAGAATAACGGCGGCGCCCCCTGTGGCGGCCCAGAGCGGCATTGAAGAATGGAATGAATAAAGCCTCTGCCGGCATTCCTGCCAGTCAGAGGCTCAATGTCCAGTTAATATTCACTGGCTTTAGCGATTGGGCCGCTTCAATTCGGCGGAAGAATCGCCGCCAATTAAATCTTCGTCATCCAGTTTGCCTTCCAGCCCCAGCTTTATGTACAGCTCCGAACAATAACCCTGCAGCTTCAGCTCCAAGGCGCTGGCTTTATTCTTGAACCGCTTCAGTTCCCTGATTATGCGGGTCCTGCCGGCAGGAGTAAACGTGTCCTGGATTCGTTCCTTGAAATAATCGTGAACAATATAATTTCTCTGCTTCCAGACATGATGCAGCTGCGTCGTCTCTTCCTCCGAGAAAGGAAAATGATGCTGTATCTCTTTAATGAGCTGACCAAGTGAATTGCCGAGTTTACGTTGATATAAATCCGTAAGCTCCGCCTCGGACGGTAAGGTCCCCTGGGAAAGCTTCGTCAGCAGGAGCAGGTTGGTAAGTTGCTGCTCCAATGCCTGGCAGTAATAGACGGCCAGTCCAAAATAGGCGAACAGCTCTTTGGAATGTTCACTTTGCGGTAATTGTGTGTCCTCCTTCATCTGCCCTCCGTCATTATGTAGCGTTG is a genomic window of Paenibacillus durus ATCC 35681 containing:
- a CDS encoding IS3 family transposase (programmed frameshift): MEQKKFTAFDKLTILQEIKQGFLGVKAAARKFGVTKNSIVKWRRRYELYGYEGLEVRTHNRTYSAELKLQAVKDYLEGALSQYQIIEKYRIASCTQLANWIKKYNGHSNSFTADSGGTKAMTKGRATTWQERIDIVLYCLANGQDYTKAASHFQVSYQQVYGWVKKYQVGGEEALRDGRGRTKAPEELTDADRYKLAMKKLEYENERLRAEKCFPKKVRGTRKEGTLSSVRQENLYLAIQAVQQEESCSIRLLCAIAGIARSSYYKWLNRKPSGREAENEKLTQSMLHLYEKVERTFGYRQLTLHLRRQMDKPLNAKRVYRLMRLQGIQSVIRRKRKKYANSTPQQVAENVLNRNFKADAPNQKWVTDVTEFKYGNGKKAYLSAILDLHDKSIVSYVLGHSNNNPLVFETLESALQATPESHPLLHSDRGFQYTSLDFKKMLDKAEMKQSMSRVGCCIDNGPMESFWGTLKCEKYYLHTYRTFEELRKDIDDYIHFYNNERLQAKLNGLSPMEFRTKAA
- a CDS encoding DNA glycosylase AlkZ-like family protein; protein product: MNGVNSLLISYDVSKRQAAHFLLKHQRLGPYRLPGGKASVYQYIRHVNCIQYDPLNITGHNHELVLQARIPGFTPGLAQELLYKDRLLLDGWDKNMSIFCTEDWPYFRRLRERAAQRHGSNEAVMALVHKVRAEIAARGPLSSLDLDFKDKVDWAWAPARLSRAALESMYYWGELSIHHRVHTRRYYDFTAKLLPEDLLAEPEPNRAEESYHDWYVLRRIGAIGLLWNRSGDGWLGISGLKSGERAAAIRRLLLADSIREVRVEGIKPPLYVRTSDASDLETILNGRPGDNPFETGHYATALAPLDNLIWDRELIRQLFGFQYRWEVYKPAEERTYGYYVLPLLYNDRFAARFEPVLDRTSGDLIIRNWWWEAEEGPHISGLLEAAKSAVSSLALSLGAIRITAAPPVAAQSGIEEWNE